One Gimesia aquarii DNA segment encodes these proteins:
- a CDS encoding ABC transporter ATP-binding protein yields the protein MPASDAEAFNSDRTSENRLLLSLKSVSKTYITGDVSVPVLRDVDLEIYPGEFLVIVGPSGSGKSTLLNIVGGIDVPSSGDVYFYSQNLSQFTEMELTRYRRKHIGFVFQFYNLVPTLTARENVIVSADISESPMSPDKALELVGLEHRTDHFPSQLSGGEQQRVAIARALVKNPELLLCDEPTGALDLNTGRMILEVLGNLNRELGMTVVIITHNSAIGEMAERIIRIGSGTIAETKVNSHPVAANQVTW from the coding sequence ATGCCTGCCTCCGATGCTGAAGCATTTAACTCTGACCGAACCAGCGAGAACCGTCTCCTCCTTTCTCTGAAATCCGTTTCCAAGACATACATCACAGGAGATGTTTCTGTTCCTGTCTTGCGTGACGTGGATCTCGAGATTTATCCTGGCGAATTTCTGGTGATTGTTGGCCCCTCCGGTTCCGGGAAAAGTACCTTGTTGAATATCGTAGGAGGTATAGACGTCCCTTCAAGTGGAGATGTCTATTTCTATTCACAGAATCTATCTCAGTTTACTGAAATGGAACTCACCCGTTATCGACGTAAGCACATCGGTTTTGTATTTCAGTTTTATAATCTGGTTCCCACACTGACAGCCCGCGAAAATGTCATTGTTTCAGCAGACATCAGCGAATCTCCCATGTCACCCGATAAAGCTCTGGAGCTTGTGGGGTTAGAACATCGGACCGATCATTTTCCTTCACAATTGTCAGGTGGAGAACAACAGCGGGTTGCCATTGCACGTGCACTGGTAAAAAATCCAGAATTGCTGTTGTGTGATGAACCAACGGGTGCACTTGATCTCAACACAGGTCGCATGATTCTTGAAGTATTGGGAAACCTGAATCGCGAACTGGGAATGACGGTTGTCATCATTACGCATAATTCCGCCATCGGTGAAATGGCAGAAAGAATTATTCGCATCGGTTCCGGAACCATTGCAGAAACGAAGGTCAACTCTCATCCTGTGGCCGCAAATCAGGTGACCTGGTAA